In Campylobacter mucosalis, a single window of DNA contains:
- a CDS encoding DUF2393 family protein, with amino-acid sequence MSASYFSIVHIIVIVVIAVLSLFLFVLSFRADRKIFLSLLFTNVLVSTTLCIFLMIVMDKYTKKGKLENITSHRVLMNESIVFNGSVRNVGRFMISNCKLTVKLVNQPLNSKNLNSEALFKPSGAKFFSWLFNDNSDDKPNSVEYKFSVAKDLEPKKSVPFSVSMPYPPYFSKTMHITKINCY; translated from the coding sequence ATGAGTGCTAGTTATTTTTCTATCGTCCATATTATCGTCATAGTCGTTATAGCGGTGTTGTCACTCTTTCTTTTTGTGCTATCTTTTAGGGCTGATAGAAAGATATTTTTATCGCTTCTTTTTACAAATGTTTTAGTTAGCACGACGCTTTGCATATTTTTAATGATAGTAATGGATAAATACACCAAAAAGGGTAAGCTAGAAAACATCACAAGCCATAGGGTGCTTATGAATGAAAGCATTGTTTTTAACGGCAGTGTAAGAAATGTAGGTCGTTTTATGATTAGCAACTGTAAACTTACGGTAAAGTTGGTAAATCAGCCTTTAAATAGCAAGAATCTAAATTCAGAAGCGTTGTTTAAACCAAGTGGAGCTAAGTTTTTCTCTTGGTTATTTAATGATAACAGCGATGATAAGCCAAATAGTGTGGAGTATAAATTTAGCGTCGCTAAGGATTTAGAGCCAAAAAAGAGTGTGCCATTTAGCGTTTCTATGCCGTATCCGCCGTATTTTAGTAAGACTATGCATATTACAAAGATAAATTGCTATTGA
- the purF gene encoding amidophosphoribosyltransferase: MCAIVGVINSKDAAKTAYYALFSMQHRGQESSGISSCDENGIIKTIKASGLVTEVFGKDSFEILKGDMAIGHNRYATAGTQSLLDAQPVAVNYALGSLSLVHNGNLVNKDSVRNELINEGAIFATNMDTENIVHLIARSHEEHLKDRIIAALKKIVGAYCLLIQSRHKIFAIRDRYGVRPLSLGRLKDGGYIVASETCAFDLVEAEFIRDVRPGEMITFERGKDEFVSEQIFEPDPRICAFEYIYFARPDSVIEGKSVYEARKRMGAALARKSKVEADFVIPVPDSGVAAALGYAKQSGLPFEAAIVRNHYVGRTFIEPSQEMRNLKVKLKLNPMSSVLKGKSVVVVDDSIVRGTTSKKIVDLLRHAGVSKIHFRVACPELKFPERYGIDTPSFDELISSKRSVEQVREYIGADTLEFLDIAELVGSLGDERRYSLVSFDGDYFIK; encoded by the coding sequence ATGTGTGCGATAGTTGGTGTGATAAACTCGAAAGACGCAGCTAAAACGGCGTATTATGCCCTATTTTCTATGCAACATAGAGGTCAGGAGTCTAGTGGCATTAGCTCTTGCGATGAAAATGGCATTATAAAAACTATCAAAGCCTCAGGGCTTGTCACAGAGGTTTTTGGCAAAGATAGCTTTGAAATTTTAAAGGGCGATATGGCAATAGGACATAACAGATATGCCACAGCTGGAACTCAGTCGCTACTTGACGCACAACCTGTTGCTGTAAATTACGCTTTAGGCTCTTTATCGCTAGTTCATAATGGAAATTTGGTAAATAAAGATAGCGTAAGAAACGAGCTTATAAACGAAGGTGCGATTTTTGCTACAAATATGGATACTGAAAATATCGTTCATCTTATAGCTAGAAGCCACGAAGAGCACTTAAAAGACCGCATTATTGCCGCGTTAAAAAAGATTGTTGGGGCGTATTGTTTACTTATCCAGTCGCGTCATAAAATTTTTGCCATTAGGGATCGTTATGGGGTAAGACCACTTAGCCTTGGTAGGTTAAAAGACGGCGGATATATAGTGGCTAGTGAAACTTGTGCGTTTGATTTGGTAGAGGCTGAATTTATACGCGACGTAAGACCTGGCGAGATGATTACGTTTGAAAGAGGTAAAGATGAGTTTGTAAGTGAGCAAATTTTCGAGCCTGATCCTAGAATTTGTGCTTTTGAATATATATATTTTGCTCGTCCAGATAGCGTGATAGAGGGCAAGAGCGTTTATGAGGCAAGAAAGCGTATGGGGGCTGCTTTGGCACGCAAAAGCAAGGTTGAGGCTGATTTTGTTATACCGGTTCCAGATAGTGGAGTCGCAGCAGCTTTAGGATATGCAAAACAGAGTGGTTTGCCTTTTGAAGCGGCGATAGTTAGAAACCATTATGTTGGCAGAACTTTTATCGAGCCTAGCCAAGAGATGAGAAATTTAAAGGTAAAACTAAAACTAAATCCGATGAGCTCGGTTTTAAAAGGCAAGAGCGTTGTCGTAGTAGATGATAGTATCGTAAGAGGCACAACTAGCAAAAAGATAGTTGATTTGCTAAGACATGCCGGAGTTAGTAAGATCCATTTTCGTGTTGCTTGTCCAGAGCTAAAATTTCCTGAAAGATACGGCATAGATACGCCTAGTTTTGACGAGCTTATTAGCTCAAAAAGAAGCGTGGAGCAGGTGCGTGAGTATATTGGAGCTGATACGCTTGAGTTTTTAGATATTGCCGAGCTTGTTGGTAGTTTGGGCGATGAGAGAAGGTATTCGCTTGTTAGTTTTGATGGAGATTATTTTATAAAATGA
- a CDS encoding phosphoethanolamine transferase, protein MRKFLITILKPPILNIFLLTLFTVYLSSIYKIYFFEGADRIAIMHIFRSFSTIFLLNFIIFHILYLLSFRFFDFVLKIYAVLVFVFVFVDIFLLINLKTTINIELLDAIFHTNFKETTEFFAEFFDIKFIFFILLCASLSIFFVTRKWGGVWLEFSKRSVIIISVIYAVFTASFVISSIKHIKNNKIHRITNKVSEHVVIEFGLVLNEYFKDDNLVANLRKIEQGYDKAKVQNFGIQANNKIKNVVLIIGESLHRDFMQIYGFNLNTTPNLKTLFDEQKMIIFTDTVAPATATNPSLQRVLNFSNYESKQNWFDSLNIVDMFDLVGYETAWISNQGGGVFSSVAKSVSLRAKEQFFTNEYSQAINFEGQAYDGELLPEILKFKNSNEKLKFYAIHLMGSHFKYEQRYPKDFTKFTIKDVPSNLKDEQKRAVVHYLNSVFYNDFVVDEIYKIFKDDEAVIIYLSDHGETMFRQKDVRAHGVLNRFVLEIPLIFIATDKFKANHADIWQKLNEAKNLAFMSDDLIHVVADIIGVKPLEYDAKRSLISGEFNASRARIINGVNYESLKNEKPFW, encoded by the coding sequence ATGAGAAAATTTTTAATAACTATACTAAAACCACCTATTTTAAATATATTCTTGCTTACGCTTTTTACGGTTTATCTCTCTAGTATTTATAAAATTTACTTTTTTGAAGGTGCAGACAGAATAGCTATTATGCATATATTTAGAAGTTTTAGCACGATATTTTTGCTAAATTTTATTATTTTTCACATTTTGTATTTGCTGTCATTTAGGTTTTTTGATTTTGTTTTAAAAATTTATGCAGTTTTGGTGTTTGTCTTTGTTTTTGTAGATATTTTTCTACTAATAAATTTAAAAACTACGATAAATATTGAGCTTTTAGACGCTATTTTTCATACAAATTTTAAAGAAACTACTGAGTTTTTTGCTGAATTTTTTGATATAAAATTTATATTTTTTATCCTGCTTTGTGCGTCTCTATCTATATTTTTTGTAACTCGTAAATGGGGGGGGGTGTGGCTCGAATTTAGTAAACGCTCAGTTATTATAATCTCAGTAATTTACGCAGTTTTTACCGCATCTTTTGTCATAAGCTCTATAAAACATATAAAAAATAACAAAATCCACAGAATAACAAATAAAGTTTCAGAACACGTTGTAATTGAGTTTGGTTTGGTTTTAAATGAGTATTTTAAAGATGATAATTTGGTTGCAAATTTACGAAAAATTGAGCAAGGATACGATAAAGCCAAAGTGCAAAATTTTGGCATACAAGCAAATAATAAAATAAAAAATGTTGTTTTAATAATTGGTGAGAGTTTGCATAGGGATTTTATGCAAATTTACGGTTTTAATCTTAATACCACGCCAAATTTAAAGACTCTTTTTGATGAGCAAAAAATGATAATTTTTACCGACACAGTCGCACCAGCTACTGCTACAAATCCATCACTACAAAGGGTTTTAAATTTTAGTAACTATGAGAGCAAACAAAACTGGTTTGATAGCCTAAATATCGTTGATATGTTTGATTTGGTTGGCTATGAAACAGCGTGGATTAGTAATCAGGGTGGCGGAGTTTTTTCTAGTGTGGCAAAAAGCGTATCACTAAGAGCAAAAGAACAATTTTTCACAAATGAGTATAGTCAAGCAATCAATTTTGAAGGACAAGCGTATGATGGCGAACTTTTACCTGAAATTTTAAAATTTAAAAATAGCAACGAAAAACTAAAATTTTATGCCATTCACCTAATGGGTAGCCATTTTAAATATGAACAACGATACCCAAAAGATTTTACAAAATTTACCATAAAAGATGTGCCTAGCAACCTAAAAGATGAGCAGAAACGGGCGGTAGTCCACTATCTGAACAGTGTTTTTTACAACGATTTTGTCGTAGATGAAATTTATAAAATTTTTAAAGATGATGAAGCGGTTATAATTTACCTTTCAGACCACGGCGAAACTATGTTTAGGCAAAAAGATGTCAGGGCTCACGGTGTGCTAAACCGCTTTGTGCTTGAAATTCCGCTTATTTTTATCGCTACTGATAAGTTTAAGGCAAATCACGCTGATATTTGGCAAAAGTTAAATGAAGCTAAAAATTTAGCCTTTATGAGCGATGATTTAATTCACGTGGTTGCTGATATTATCGGTGTTAAACCACTTGAATACGATGCAAAACGAAGCTTGATAAGTGGCGAGTTTAACGCAAGTAGAGCACGAATAATAAACGGCGTAAATTATGAGAGCCTAAAAAACGAAAAGCCGTTTTGGTGA
- a CDS encoding branched-chain amino acid transaminase produces the protein MNTAEFIWMDGKLVKWDEAKVHILTHSLHYANAVFEGTRAYKTDKGLAIFRLEEHTKRLLKSAKMTILNVKYTQKELEDAQVELLRANKFNSNVYIRPLIYLGYGVMGLAHTKAPVNTAIAAWEWGAYLGEDGLEKGIKVKISSFAKLNVAGQMNRAKASSNYLSSQMANYEAKEAGYDEALLLDSEGYISEGPGECFFIIENGVIITPPNDNSLASITQDTVITIAKDLGYEVRRERISRDRAYVADEAFFTGTAAEVTPIANIDNRQIGSGRRGEITKKLQDAYFDVVYGRNPKYAKFLTYIN, from the coding sequence ATGAACACAGCAGAATTTATCTGGATGGATGGTAAATTGGTTAAATGGGATGAAGCAAAAGTGCATATCTTAACACACTCGCTTCACTACGCAAACGCCGTTTTTGAAGGCACAAGAGCTTATAAAACTGATAAAGGTCTAGCTATTTTTAGATTAGAAGAGCATACAAAAAGGCTTTTAAAATCGGCAAAAATGACAATTCTAAACGTAAAATACACACAAAAAGAGCTAGAAGACGCACAAGTTGAACTACTACGTGCAAACAAATTTAACTCTAACGTCTATATTCGCCCACTTATCTACTTAGGATATGGCGTTATGGGTTTAGCACACACAAAAGCCCCTGTAAATACGGCAATTGCTGCTTGGGAGTGGGGTGCGTATCTTGGCGAAGATGGCTTGGAGAAAGGCATAAAAGTTAAAATTTCAAGCTTTGCAAAGCTAAATGTGGCTGGTCAGATGAATAGAGCAAAGGCAAGCTCAAACTACCTAAGCTCACAAATGGCAAACTACGAAGCAAAAGAGGCTGGATATGATGAGGCGTTGTTGCTTGATAGTGAAGGCTACATTTCAGAAGGTCCGGGCGAGTGCTTTTTTATCATTGAAAACGGCGTAATTATCACTCCGCCAAATGACAATAGCCTAGCAAGTATCACGCAAGATACGGTTATAACAATCGCAAAGGATTTAGGCTATGAGGTTCGCCGTGAGCGTATTTCAAGAGATAGAGCTTATGTGGCTGACGAGGCGTTTTTTACAGGCACCGCGGCCGAGGTTACGCCAATAGCTAATATTGACAACAGACAAATTGGCTCTGGCAGGCGTGGCGAGATAACTAAAAAGCTTCAAGATGCTTATTTTGACGTAGTTTATGGACGAAATCCAAAATACGCTAAATTTTTAACATATATAAATTAA
- the dapB gene encoding 4-hydroxy-tetrahydrodipicolinate reductase — MINIGIYGASGRMGQEIAQCLKGLNSARLSVAYAVDEIKHHLDKDVLITDDLKTLFDNSDVIIDFTAKEGTINLINYARTNPKPLVIGTTGLGDDGNALIDTASNAMPILWASNMSLGVAVLSHLVATASKALREFDIEITEMHHKHKKDAPSGTALTLATSASLARGLNLNDVMITGREGLTGERKKDSIAVMALRGGDIVGRHTVGFYNDGEFIELNHTATSRATFAKGAIKAAIWLVAQPNGRYGINDCLGF; from the coding sequence ATGATAAATATCGGTATTTACGGAGCTAGTGGCAGAATGGGGCAGGAGATAGCTCAGTGTTTAAAAGGCTTAAATAGTGCTAGACTCAGCGTTGCTTACGCAGTTGATGAGATAAAACATCATCTTGATAAAGATGTTTTAATCACAGATGACCTTAAAACGCTATTTGATAATAGCGATGTTATTATAGATTTTACTGCAAAAGAAGGAACTATAAATTTAATAAATTATGCAAGAACAAATCCAAAGCCACTAGTTATTGGCACAACTGGTCTTGGCGATGATGGAAATGCTCTAATAGATACAGCAAGTAACGCTATGCCAATACTTTGGGCTTCAAATATGAGCCTTGGCGTTGCCGTTTTAAGTCACTTAGTTGCCACCGCTTCAAAGGCATTGCGTGAGTTTGATATAGAGATAACAGAAATGCACCACAAGCACAAAAAAGACGCTCCGAGCGGCACAGCCCTAACCCTTGCCACATCTGCTTCGTTGGCTAGAGGGCTAAATTTAAATGATGTTATGATAACTGGAAGAGAGGGTTTGACTGGTGAGCGTAAAAAGGATAGCATAGCCGTTATGGCACTTCGTGGTGGCGATATAGTAGGACGTCACACCGTTGGCTTTTATAATGATGGGGAATTTATAGAGCTAAATCACACGGCGACATCTCGTGCTACATTTGCAAAAGGCGCGATAAAGGCGGCGATTTGGTTAGTGGCTCAGCCAAATGGCAGGTATGGTATAAATGATTGTTTGGGATTTTAG
- a CDS encoding prohibitin family protein, whose amino-acid sequence MPADLNDYFNKKNGSNNSQNSQNDEPKFKKPNLNLPNGFGKMGVMAYIIIAIIAVIALTQPFVIINSGEVGIKSTAGKYEPAPLQPGFHFFIPVIQKVNVVDTRVRLINYTSGEDMGEAAAKFGATSSAGIIRKNSISVLDARNLPVSIDITVQYRLNPENAPQTIAAWGFSWESKIVDPVVRDVVRSVTGKYTAEELPTKRNEIATAIDNGIRKDIDAQPNKPVELLAVQLREIILPAKVKEQIERVQIAKQEAERTKYEVERASQEALKQVALAEGEAKSEIIRAKAKADVVKIGADAQAYANKEVAKSLDSNLLNLKQIETQGKFNEALRENKDAKIFLTPGGAVPNIWVDTKDKAKQSAINQ is encoded by the coding sequence ATGCCAGCAGATTTAAATGACTATTTTAATAAAAAAAATGGCTCAAACAACAGCCAAAATAGCCAAAATGATGAGCCAAAATTTAAAAAGCCAAATTTAAATTTACCAAATGGCTTTGGCAAAATGGGCGTTATGGCATACATAATCATTGCAATTATTGCCGTCATCGCACTAACTCAGCCCTTTGTCATCATAAACTCAGGCGAAGTTGGCATAAAATCAACGGCTGGTAAATACGAACCAGCACCGCTTCAACCGGGATTTCACTTCTTTATCCCAGTTATTCAAAAGGTAAATGTCGTTGATACACGTGTAAGGCTTATAAACTACACATCAGGCGAAGATATGGGCGAAGCAGCAGCAAAATTTGGTGCTACAAGCAGTGCTGGAATAATCAGAAAAAATTCTATCTCTGTTTTAGACGCTAGAAACTTACCAGTTAGCATTGATATAACCGTGCAATACCGCCTAAATCCAGAAAATGCACCGCAAACCATAGCTGCGTGGGGATTTAGCTGGGAGAGTAAAATAGTTGATCCAGTCGTTCGTGATGTCGTTCGTAGTGTTACAGGTAAATACACAGCCGAAGAGCTACCAACAAAGCGAAACGAGATAGCAACAGCCATTGATAATGGCATTAGAAAGGATATTGACGCTCAGCCAAATAAGCCAGTTGAGCTTTTAGCGGTTCAGCTTCGTGAGATTATATTGCCAGCTAAGGTAAAAGAGCAGATTGAACGAGTTCAGATCGCAAAACAAGAGGCTGAGCGAACAAAATACGAAGTTGAACGTGCTAGTCAAGAGGCGTTAAAGCAGGTTGCCTTAGCAGAAGGCGAGGCAAAATCTGAGATCATTAGAGCAAAGGCAAAGGCTGACGTGGTAAAAATCGGAGCAGACGCCCAGGCTTACGCTAATAAAGAGGTTGCAAAAAGCCTTGATAGTAACCTTTTAAATTTAAAACAGATTGAAACTCAGGGTAAATTTAACGAAGCACTTCGTGAGAACAAGGACGCGAAAATTTTCTTAACACCGGGTGGTGCTGTGCCAAATATTTGGGTTGATACCAAAGATAAAGCAAAACAGAGTGCGATAAATCAGTAA
- the hisIE gene encoding bifunctional phosphoribosyl-AMP cyclohydrolase/phosphoribosyl-ATP diphosphatase HisIE translates to MVKIDWQKVAGLIPAIAVDSVTGEVLMLGYMNEEALNLSIKTGYAHYFSRTKNRIWQKGEQSGHTQKILSIKLDCDNDTLLLRVEQKGVACHTGQKSCFFTEIFNPNEAKTTDEISKPNYDVLDELYHVVLDRKLNANPENSYVASLFKKGENAILKKVGEEASELIMAVKDATNTKQNLEKAKSDVVYESADLFFHAVVALAYLNIHPEQVLNELKRRFGLSGIAEKNSRNAK, encoded by the coding sequence GTGGTAAAAATAGATTGGCAAAAGGTGGCAGGGCTTATCCCTGCTATTGCTGTTGATAGCGTTACTGGCGAGGTTTTAATGCTTGGGTATATGAACGAAGAGGCGTTAAATTTAAGCATTAAGACCGGCTATGCTCATTATTTTTCACGTACGAAAAATCGCATTTGGCAAAAGGGCGAACAGAGCGGACACACACAAAAAATTCTCTCAATCAAGCTTGATTGTGATAACGACACACTGCTTTTAAGGGTAGAACAAAAAGGCGTGGCTTGTCACACGGGGCAAAAATCTTGCTTTTTTACTGAAATTTTTAACCCAAACGAGGCTAAGACGACAGATGAAATTTCAAAGCCAAACTACGATGTTTTAGATGAGCTTTACCACGTCGTGCTTGATAGAAAGCTAAATGCAAATCCTGAAAATTCATACGTTGCAAGTTTGTTTAAAAAGGGCGAAAATGCTATTTTAAAAAAGGTCGGCGAAGAGGCTAGTGAGCTTATAATGGCAGTTAAGGACGCCACGAATACTAAGCAAAATTTAGAAAAAGCAAAATCGGACGTGGTTTATGAGAGTGCTGATCTGTTTTTTCACGCCGTAGTCGCACTTGCGTATCTTAATATCCACCCAGAGCAGGTTTTAAACGAGCTAAAAAGGCGTTTTGGACTAAGCGGGATTGCTGAGAAAAACTCACGAAATGCTAAGTAG
- a CDS encoding multidrug ABC transporter permease/ATP-binding protein: protein MIKEILKQNTKKLLLIAILTAIYSGFGIATLSFINEKLLAINTFDISVIFQFLALLFVFFISSVVANIMLTNFGHSLVYHIRKRLIKQILDTPNAQIDLIGKAKIIASLNNDIRTISFAFMSAPNLLQGSIFIICVSFYLFYISPILFAFVFVWLGFTLGIGVIFMQKIHKYFKLSRSKDDELQHCYNDVVEGHRELSLNADRARIVFDELDSVATKKRDFMIKADIFHALSDNFGNIMILGLVGFCIFLCLAYSLAPLSTAVTASLAILFLRGSLISMIASIPVALSAKVSLDKISKLEFADFKENFEILKDDLKDWQEISLDSVNFSYDNSFAIKDVSLKLRRGELVFLIGKNGSGKSTLVNLICGLLMPSSGKILIDSVALNEQNLKSYQQNISAIFSDFYLFSQAITKGGLNADNDVINDILKLLQMDKKVSIIDSKLSTTSLSQGQRKRLGLFLALLERRSLLILDEWAADQDPIFKRVFYREILPLLKSWGISILAISHDDGYFDIADRVFMASNGMVRELVGDELKIASKDAIQKLEDGLI, encoded by the coding sequence ATGATAAAAGAAATTTTAAAACAAAATACAAAAAAGTTGCTTTTAATAGCCATTTTGACCGCAATTTACAGCGGTTTTGGCATAGCAACACTCTCTTTTATAAATGAAAAATTACTAGCCATTAACACATTTGATATATCTGTGATTTTTCAATTTTTAGCACTTTTATTTGTATTTTTTATCTCTTCTGTTGTTGCTAATATTATGCTTACAAATTTCGGACATAGCCTAGTTTATCACATAAGAAAAAGGCTGATTAAACAAATTTTAGATACGCCAAACGCACAGATTGATCTTATTGGCAAAGCTAAAATCATAGCTAGTTTAAACAACGACATACGCACGATATCGTTTGCTTTTATGAGTGCTCCAAATTTGCTTCAAGGCTCGATTTTTATCATTTGCGTTAGCTTTTATCTATTTTACATATCGCCTATACTCTTTGCTTTTGTGTTTGTTTGGCTTGGCTTTACGCTTGGTATTGGTGTTATTTTTATGCAAAAAATACATAAATATTTTAAGCTTTCTCGCAGTAAAGACGATGAGCTTCAGCACTGCTACAATGACGTTGTAGAGGGTCATAGAGAGCTTAGTTTAAATGCAGACAGAGCAAGGATAGTTTTTGATGAGCTTGATAGTGTGGCGACTAAAAAGCGTGATTTTATGATTAAAGCTGATATATTTCACGCTTTAAGTGATAATTTTGGCAACATTATGATACTTGGTCTGGTTGGATTTTGCATATTTTTGTGCCTTGCCTACTCTTTAGCGCCGCTTTCTACGGCTGTTACAGCAAGTCTTGCGATACTATTTTTAAGAGGCTCTTTAATCTCAATGATAGCCTCAATCCCAGTTGCTCTAAGTGCAAAAGTAAGCTTGGATAAAATTTCAAAACTTGAATTTGCCGACTTTAAAGAGAATTTTGAAATTTTAAAAGATGATTTAAAGGATTGGCAAGAGATATCTTTAGATAGTGTAAATTTCAGCTACGACAACAGTTTTGCCATAAAGGATGTAAGTCTAAAACTAAGGCGTGGTGAACTCGTGTTTTTAATCGGTAAAAATGGCAGTGGCAAAAGCACACTTGTAAATTTAATATGCGGACTTTTAATGCCAAGTAGCGGTAAAATTTTAATCGATAGCGTTGCTTTAAATGAGCAAAATTTAAAATCATATCAGCAAAATATTAGTGCGATTTTTAGCGATTTTTATCTCTTTTCTCAAGCGATTACAAAGGGTGGTTTAAATGCCGATAATGACGTCATAAACGACATTTTAAAGCTTTTGCAAATGGATAAAAAGGTAAGCATAATAGACTCAAAGCTTAGCACGACATCTTTATCTCAAGGTCAAAGAAAGAGACTTGGACTGTTTTTGGCACTGCTTGAGCGTAGAAGTTTGCTCATACTTGATGAGTGGGCCGCCGATCAAGATCCGATATTTAAAAGAGTGTTTTATAGAGAAATTTTACCACTTTTAAAATCTTGGGGTATTAGCATACTTGCTATTAGCCACGATGATGGTTATTTTGATATAGCTGATAGGGTTTTTATGGCAAGTAATGGCATGGTTCGTGAGCTTGTGGGTGATGAGTTAAAAATTGCTAGTAAAGACGCCATACAAAAGTTAGAAGATGGCTTGATTTAG
- a CDS encoding DUF2393 family protein: protein MLSSLRQDIFFIIQNAGLIDYLSYGFVVLCFVFLFFLGIFFALKWWWQIGFLVILADFITIFFAFYYTQNFLSSKLRNISLSPLYTKQLQYSDNLILDLNITNNSKEILQICKIDIGFYVASDSEFKNYANSLNPFVKKTIIIKEPIFPKQTKQINGSVGNFAFIDYNTTIKAECFE from the coding sequence ATGCTAAGTAGTCTGCGTCAGGATATATTTTTTATCATACAAAATGCAGGTTTGATCGACTACTTGTCGTATGGCTTTGTTGTTTTATGCTTTGTTTTTTTATTTTTTTTGGGTATCTTTTTTGCACTCAAGTGGTGGTGGCAGATAGGATTTTTAGTAATTTTGGCTGATTTTATAACCATATTTTTTGCATTTTACTATACACAAAATTTCTTATCAAGTAAGCTAAGGAACATAAGTCTAAGCCCACTTTATACAAAGCAACTCCAGTATTCAGATAATCTGATTTTAGACCTTAACATCACAAATAATTCAAAAGAGATCTTGCAAATTTGCAAGATTGATATTGGCTTTTATGTCGCTTCAGATAGTGAGTTTAAAAACTACGCAAACTCACTAAATCCATTTGTAAAAAAGACGATAATTATAAAAGAGCCGATATTTCCAAAGCAGACAAAACAGATAAATGGCAGTGTTGGAAATTTTGCTTTTATTGACTATAATACCACTATAAAAGCGGAGTGTTTTGAATGA